A stretch of the Alnus glutinosa chromosome 6, dhAlnGlut1.1, whole genome shotgun sequence genome encodes the following:
- the LOC133871382 gene encoding putative HVA22-like protein g, giving the protein MIGSFLTRGLVMVFGYAYPAYECYKTVERNKPEIEQLRFWCQYWILVAVLTVCERVGDAFISWVPMYSEAKLAFFIYLWYPKTKGTTYVYDSFFRPYVAKHETEIDRSLLELRTRAGDIAVLYWQRAASYGQTRIFEILQYVAAQSTPQSRPPQRQQSSVRGRQPPATPNRQPTTTAQPQTEEPPSPTSSTSSSQHQKEVEEEEEVGPSEVPTEAPPAAGVNTQKEAAPAETTSQATAAEAQPMLIEAAPAAPAASADENLNPPPKETVMEDAIRFTRGRLRKNRSSVKS; this is encoded by the exons ATGATAGGATCCTTTCTCACCAGAGGACTCGT AATGGTTTTTGGCTATGCTTATCCAGCTTATGAGTGCTACAAAACTGTTGAAAGGAATAAGCCGGAGATCGAGCAACTTCGCTTCTGGTGCCAGTATTG GATTTTGGTGGCTGTTTTGACAGTTTGTGAGAGAGTTGGAGATGCTTTTATTTCATG GGTTCCGATGTACAGTGAAGCTAAGTTGGCATTCTTTATATATTTGTGGTACCCTAAAACAAAG GGAACGACGTATGTGTATGATTCATTCTTTAGACCATATGTCGCGAAGCATGAGACTGAGATTGATCGTAGCTTGTTGGAACTGAGGACTAGGGCTGGAGATATTGCAGTTTTGTATTGGCAACGAGCTGCAAGCTATGGTCAGACAAGAATATTTGAGATTTTGCAGTATGTTGCTGCACAGTCAACGCCGCAATCTCGCCCTCCTCAG CGACAACAATCAAGTGTCAGGGGTCGCCAACCCCCTGCTACTCCTAATCGTCAACCAACTACTACGGCACAACCACAAACTGAAGAGCCGCCATCTCCCACTTCAAGTACATCTTCCAGTCAACACCAAAAGGAggtagaggaagaggaagaggttgGCCCTTCAGAAGTGCCTACAGAAGCTCCACCTGCAGCAGGTGTGAATACTCAAAAAGAAGCTGCTCCAGCTGAAACCACCAGCCAAGCCACAGCAGCCGAAGCTCAACCAATGCTGATTGAAGCAGCACCTGCAGCACCTGCTGCTTCAGCTGATGAGAACTTAAATCCTCCCCCAAAAGAAACAGTAATGGAAGATGCCATTCGGTTTACACGTGGCCGGCTGAGGAAAAACCGTTCTTCAGTCAAAAGTTAA